A portion of the Aphelocoma coerulescens isolate FSJ_1873_10779 chromosome 1, UR_Acoe_1.0, whole genome shotgun sequence genome contains these proteins:
- the CUL5 gene encoding cullin-5 isoform X2, giving the protein MATSNLLKNKGSLQFEDKWDFMRPIVLKLLRQESVTKQQWFDLFSDVHAVCLWDDKGPAKIHQALKEDILDFIKQAQARVLSHQDDTALLKAYIVEWRKFFTQCDILPKPFCQLEITLMGKQGSNKKSNVEDSIVRKLMLDTWNESIFSNIKNRLQDSAMKLVHAERLGEAFDSQLVIGVRESYVNLCSNPEDKLQIYRDNFEKAYLDSTERFYRTQAPSYLQQNGVQNYMKYADAKLKEEEKRALRYLETRRECNSVEALMECCVNALVTSFKETILAECQGMIKRNETEKLHLMFSLMDKVPNGIEPMLKDLEEHIVSAGLADMVAAAETITTDSEKYVEQLLTLFNRFSKLVKEAFQDDPRFLTARDKAYKAVVNDATIFKLELPLKQKGVGLKTQPESKCPELLANYCDMLLRKTPLSKKLTSEEIEAKLKEVLLVLKYVQNKDVFMRYHKAHLTRRLILDISADSEIEENMVEWLREVGMPADYVNKLARMFQDIKVSEDLNQAFKEMHKNNKLALPADSVNIKILNAGAWSRSSEKVFVSLPTELEDLIPEVEEFYKKNHSGRKLHWHHLMSNGIITFKNEVGQYDLEVTTFQLAVLFAWNQRPREKISFENLKLATELPDAELRRTLWSLVAFPKLKRQVLLYEPQVNSPKDFTEGTLFSVNQEFSLIDYDENWLLASNLRFCASFSVAAGHLDLWRKR; this is encoded by the exons ATGGCGACGTCTAATCTCTTAAAG AATAAAGGTTCTCTTCAGTTTGAAGACAAATGGGATTTCATGCGCCCAATTGTTCTGAAACTTCTTCGTCAGGAGTCTGTCACAAAACAGCAGTGGTTTGATCTGTTTTC AGATGTACATGCAGTTTGCTTGTGGGATGATAAAGGTCCAGCAAAAATCCATCAAGCTCTGAAGGAAGACATCCTTGATTTTATTAAACAGGCACAAGCA AGGGTGCTGAGTCACCAGGATGATACAGCTCTACTCAAAGCCTACATCGTGGAGTGGCGCAAGTTCTTCACCCAGTGCGACATTCTGCCCAAGCCCTTCTGTCAGCTAGAGATCACTTTGATGGGCAAGCAGGGCAGCAACAAGAAGTCCAACGTGGAAGACAGCATTGTTCGAAAG CTCATGCTAGATACGTGGAATGAATCcatattttcaaatataaaaaatagaCTTCAGGACAGTGCAATGAAGCTAGTTCATGCTGAAAGACTAGGAGAAGCTTTTGACTCCCAGCTCGTTATTGGAGTTCGAGAATCATATG TTAACCTTTGTTCTAATCCTGAAGATAAACTTCAGATATATCGGGATAACTTTGAAAAGGCGTATTTGGATTCAACAGAGAGATTTTATAGAACACAGGCTCCTTCTTATTTACAACAAAACGGTGTACAGAATTATATGAAATAT GCAGATGCTAAActaaaagaagaagagaaaagagcacTACGATATTTAGAAACAAGACGTGAATGTAACTCTGTAGAAGCA CTCATGGAGTGCTGTGTCAATGCCCTGGTGACATCTTTTAAAGAGACTATTTTAGCTGAATGCCAAGGCATGATCAAACgaaatgaaacagaaa AGTTGCATTTAATGTTTTCACTGATGGATAAAGTTCCGAATGGCATAGAGCCTATGCTAAAGGATTTGGAAGAACATATTGTTAGTGCTGGACTTGCAGACAtggtagcagctgctgaaaCTATTACTACT GATTCTGAGAAATATGTAGAGCAATTGCTCACGCTATTTAATCGGTTTAGCAAGTTGGTTAAAGAAGCTTTTCAAGATGATCCAAGATTTCTTACTGCCAGAGATAAG GCATACAAAGCAGTTGTGAATGATGCTACAATATTTAAACTTGAATTGCCATTGAAGCAAAAGGG TGTTGGATTGAAAACACAACCTGAATCCAAATGCCCTGAGCTTCTTGCTAATTACTGTGACATGTTGCTAAGAAAAACACCACTAAGCAAAAAACTAACCTCTGAAGAAATTGAAGCAAAGCTTAAAGAAGTG CTTTTGGTACTTAAATATGTACAGAATAAAGATGTTTTCATGCGATATCACAAAGCTCACTTAACGAGACGTCTGATATTAGATATATCAGCAGATAGTGAAATTGAGGAGAATATGGTGGAATGGCTCAGA GAAGTGGGAATGCCAGCAGACTATGTAAACAAGCTGGCTAGAATGTTCCAGGATATCAAAGTGTCTGAAGACTTGAATCAGGCCTTCAAGGAAATGcacaaaaataataaacttGCTTTACCAG CTGACTCTGtgaatattaaaattttaaatgctgGCGCCTGGTCCCGAAGTTCTGAAAAAGTGTTTGTGTCACTGCCCACGGAATTAGAAGATCTCATCCCAGAGGTCGAAGAATTTTATAAAAAGAATCACAGTGGTAGAAAACTCCACTGGCACCACCTCATGTCCAATGGAATT ATAACCTTTAAGAACGAGGTTGGCCAGTATGACTTGGAGGTAACAACATTTCAACTGGCTGTGCTGTTTGCGTGGAACCAAAGACCCAGAGAGAAGATCAGCTTTGAAAATCTTAAACTGGCAACTGAACTCCCTGATGCAGAACTTAGGAGGACTTTATGG TCTCTTGTAGCATTTCCAAAGCTGAAACGTCAGGTTTTATTATATGAACCTCAAGTCAATTCACCCAAAGACTTTACAGAAGGAACCCTCTTCTCGGTGAACCAGGAGTTCAGTTTAAT TGACTATGATGAGAACTGGCTCCTTGCTAGTAACCTCAGATTCTGTGCCTCATTCTCAGTAGCAGCTGGACATCTGGATCTGTGGAGAAAGAGATAA
- the CUL5 gene encoding cullin-5 isoform X1, with translation MATSNLLKNKGSLQFEDKWDFMRPIVLKLLRQESVTKQQWFDLFSDVHAVCLWDDKGPAKIHQALKEDILDFIKQAQARVLSHQDDTALLKAYIVEWRKFFTQCDILPKPFCQLEITLMGKQGSNKKSNVEDSIVRKLMLDTWNESIFSNIKNRLQDSAMKLVHAERLGEAFDSQLVIGVRESYVNLCSNPEDKLQIYRDNFEKAYLDSTERFYRTQAPSYLQQNGVQNYMKYADAKLKEEEKRALRYLETRRECNSVEALMECCVNALVTSFKETILAECQGMIKRNETEKLHLMFSLMDKVPNGIEPMLKDLEEHIVSAGLADMVAAAETITTDSEKYVEQLLTLFNRFSKLVKEAFQDDPRFLTARDKAYKAVVNDATIFKLELPLKQKGVGLKTQPESKCPELLANYCDMLLRKTPLSKKLTSEEIEAKLKEVLLVLKYVQNKDVFMRYHKAHLTRRLILDISADSEIEENMVEWLREVGMPADYVNKLARMFQDIKVSEDLNQAFKEMHKNNKLALPADSVNIKILNAGAWSRSSEKVFVSLPTELEDLIPEVEEFYKKNHSGRKLHWHHLMSNGIITFKNEVGQYDLEVTTFQLAVLFAWNQRPREKISFENLKLATELPDAELRRTLWSLVAFPKLKRQVLLYEPQVNSPKDFTEGTLFSVNQEFSLIKNAKVQKRGKINLIGRLQLTTERMREEENEGIVQLRILRTQEAIIQIMKMRKKITNAQLQTELVEILKNMFLPQKKMIKEQIEWLIEHKYIRRDESDINTFIYMA, from the exons ATGGCGACGTCTAATCTCTTAAAG AATAAAGGTTCTCTTCAGTTTGAAGACAAATGGGATTTCATGCGCCCAATTGTTCTGAAACTTCTTCGTCAGGAGTCTGTCACAAAACAGCAGTGGTTTGATCTGTTTTC AGATGTACATGCAGTTTGCTTGTGGGATGATAAAGGTCCAGCAAAAATCCATCAAGCTCTGAAGGAAGACATCCTTGATTTTATTAAACAGGCACAAGCA AGGGTGCTGAGTCACCAGGATGATACAGCTCTACTCAAAGCCTACATCGTGGAGTGGCGCAAGTTCTTCACCCAGTGCGACATTCTGCCCAAGCCCTTCTGTCAGCTAGAGATCACTTTGATGGGCAAGCAGGGCAGCAACAAGAAGTCCAACGTGGAAGACAGCATTGTTCGAAAG CTCATGCTAGATACGTGGAATGAATCcatattttcaaatataaaaaatagaCTTCAGGACAGTGCAATGAAGCTAGTTCATGCTGAAAGACTAGGAGAAGCTTTTGACTCCCAGCTCGTTATTGGAGTTCGAGAATCATATG TTAACCTTTGTTCTAATCCTGAAGATAAACTTCAGATATATCGGGATAACTTTGAAAAGGCGTATTTGGATTCAACAGAGAGATTTTATAGAACACAGGCTCCTTCTTATTTACAACAAAACGGTGTACAGAATTATATGAAATAT GCAGATGCTAAActaaaagaagaagagaaaagagcacTACGATATTTAGAAACAAGACGTGAATGTAACTCTGTAGAAGCA CTCATGGAGTGCTGTGTCAATGCCCTGGTGACATCTTTTAAAGAGACTATTTTAGCTGAATGCCAAGGCATGATCAAACgaaatgaaacagaaa AGTTGCATTTAATGTTTTCACTGATGGATAAAGTTCCGAATGGCATAGAGCCTATGCTAAAGGATTTGGAAGAACATATTGTTAGTGCTGGACTTGCAGACAtggtagcagctgctgaaaCTATTACTACT GATTCTGAGAAATATGTAGAGCAATTGCTCACGCTATTTAATCGGTTTAGCAAGTTGGTTAAAGAAGCTTTTCAAGATGATCCAAGATTTCTTACTGCCAGAGATAAG GCATACAAAGCAGTTGTGAATGATGCTACAATATTTAAACTTGAATTGCCATTGAAGCAAAAGGG TGTTGGATTGAAAACACAACCTGAATCCAAATGCCCTGAGCTTCTTGCTAATTACTGTGACATGTTGCTAAGAAAAACACCACTAAGCAAAAAACTAACCTCTGAAGAAATTGAAGCAAAGCTTAAAGAAGTG CTTTTGGTACTTAAATATGTACAGAATAAAGATGTTTTCATGCGATATCACAAAGCTCACTTAACGAGACGTCTGATATTAGATATATCAGCAGATAGTGAAATTGAGGAGAATATGGTGGAATGGCTCAGA GAAGTGGGAATGCCAGCAGACTATGTAAACAAGCTGGCTAGAATGTTCCAGGATATCAAAGTGTCTGAAGACTTGAATCAGGCCTTCAAGGAAATGcacaaaaataataaacttGCTTTACCAG CTGACTCTGtgaatattaaaattttaaatgctgGCGCCTGGTCCCGAAGTTCTGAAAAAGTGTTTGTGTCACTGCCCACGGAATTAGAAGATCTCATCCCAGAGGTCGAAGAATTTTATAAAAAGAATCACAGTGGTAGAAAACTCCACTGGCACCACCTCATGTCCAATGGAATT ATAACCTTTAAGAACGAGGTTGGCCAGTATGACTTGGAGGTAACAACATTTCAACTGGCTGTGCTGTTTGCGTGGAACCAAAGACCCAGAGAGAAGATCAGCTTTGAAAATCTTAAACTGGCAACTGAACTCCCTGATGCAGAACTTAGGAGGACTTTATGG TCTCTTGTAGCATTTCCAAAGCTGAAACGTCAGGTTTTATTATATGAACCTCAAGTCAATTCACCCAAAGACTTTACAGAAGGAACCCTCTTCTCGGTGAACCAGGAGTTCAGTTTAAT aaaaaacgCTAAAGTTCAGAAAAGGGGCAAGATAAATTTGATTGGTCGATTACAACTTACTACAGAGAGGATGCGGGAAGAGGAGAATGAAGGAATAGTCCAGCTAAGAATATTGCGAACCCAG GAGGCTATCATCCAAATAatgaaaatgaggaagaaaattacTAATGCCCAGCTTCAGACTGAACTGGTAGAAATATTGAAAAACATGTTCTTGCCACAAAAGAAAATGATAAAAGAGCAAATTGAATGGCTTATAGAGCACAAGTATATCAGAAGAGATGAGTCAGATATCAACACCTTTATATACATGGCATAA